The Musa acuminata AAA Group cultivar baxijiao chromosome BXJ3-6, Cavendish_Baxijiao_AAA, whole genome shotgun sequence region ATGAATCGTTTTCCACCATTGAACTCATTGAATGATCACCACTACATGTTGCCATCAAGTGACAATGCAAATAAACAAGCATGATAATATCCAATCGCACATAATCATAAATAATTTTGCAATAAAACTGCAACAATCCTGACTATGGATGATCAAATTTGTTCTAGCTTGTAATTTACAGTCACTAGATGACCAACAGTATTACAACATTATTCTGTTTCCACCATCTGCCAATGAAATGTATAAGTGTCAAAGTTAAGTACCATACAGGCTGCCCTACCAGTGGCTTTGGGATTCTCCACTTAACGAAAAAAACACAACACTGGACATGCGATGAATTACACTAAGATAGCAGACAACTTCAGTGCAGACAGCAGCTCAGCTCATTGAATAGAGGAAACAAAGAAGAACAAATATCCATTTCAATAAGCTAGCTTTGGTGGAAAATCTAAGCAGTACCAGTAGGCATCGTACAGTTCTCATCCAAGACTGGGAAGCATCTGAATTGGATCGACAAGCTGTTGTTGCTGCACTATTCCTTCTTCCATGGTAGTAATATCGAGTCCTCCCCCTTCAGTGTTGGATGAAGCCATAGTGGAGGTGCCCTTTGCCTCGACGAGGCGCCACATGTACCAGGAACCAACGGAGCGATAGGGTCTCCACTGCTCGCAGAGCTGGTCCATCTGCGAAGGCCGCGGAACCTCCTCAAGACCATAAAGCATCTGCACCCCCTTACGTACGCCGAGGTCGCCGACGGGAAGCACATCCGGACGGTGGAGAGAGAAGATCATAAACATGTGGACGGACCAGGCGCCGATGCCTTTGACCATGGTGAGCATAGTGAAGAGAGACTTGTCGTCCATGGCAACGATGGCAGCGTCGGAGAGGATACCGGTGTGGTACTTTCGGGCGAGGTCGTGGAGGTAGGAAGCCTTGCGGCCGGAGACGCCGATCTGGCGGAGCTGATGGGGCGTGAGGGCGAGGATGGCCTCGGGCACGACGCCGGCCTCGCCGCCACAGAGGGAGAGGAAGCGGGAGTAGACGGAGGCGGCGGCCTTGAAGGCGAGCTGCTGGTAGAGGATGCTGCGGGCGAGGGCGTGGAAGGGCGGGTGGAGGTACTGGAAGGCCGGGAGCTCGTGGGCGTCCATGACGCGGCCGAGGTGGGGGTCGGCGGCGCGGAGGTGGCGGAGGGCGACGACGATCTCCCCGTCGGCGGACAGCGGGCGAGGGATCACGCGGACGGCGAGGCGGCCATCGGAGGAAGGGTTCTTCTTGAAGGCGTCTTCGGCCAACaccgaggaggagaaggaggaagaaACCTTTCGGATCTTTCGTGGGCGGAGAgagatggtggtggtg contains the following coding sequences:
- the LOC135641756 gene encoding uncharacterized protein LOC135641756, whose product is MIGHRLRPQPHHHHLLSFSAPMGEQTIHSTQSLSSSALSTTTTTAAAPPATSNNLPTDPAAVSTTIITAATTTISLRPRKIRKVSSSFSSSVLAEDAFKKNPSSDGRLAVRVIPRPLSADGEIVVALRHLRAADPHLGRVMDAHELPAFQYLHPPFHALARSILYQQLAFKAAASVYSRFLSLCGGEAGVVPEAILALTPHQLRQIGVSGRKASYLHDLARKYHTGILSDAAIVAMDDKSLFTMLTMVKGIGAWSVHMFMIFSLHRPDVLPVGDLGVRKGVQMLYGLEEVPRPSQMDQLCEQWRPYRSVGSWYMWRLVEAKGTSTMASSNTEGGGLDITTMEEGIVQQQQLVDPIQMLPSLG